From Bacteroidota bacterium, a single genomic window includes:
- a CDS encoding TonB-dependent receptor has translation YDRRHDASVVLTYDLSSKWTFSTIFVYATGNAITLPVARYVFEGRLVSEYGERNSYRMAPYHRMDISATYTVKKTKRLESSWNFSVFNVYNRYNPYFIYFANEGDIANGTLKIQAKQVSLFPVLPSVTWNFKF, from the coding sequence GATACGATAGAAGACATGATGCATCTGTGGTATTAACATACGACTTGAGCAGCAAATGGACATTCTCTACCATATTTGTTTATGCAACCGGAAACGCAATTACACTGCCCGTTGCAAGATATGTTTTTGAAGGACGACTTGTAAGCGAATACGGAGAACGAAATTCATACAGGATGGCACCGTACCACAGAATGGATATTTCTGCTACATATACTGTAAAGAAAACAAAACGATTAGAGAGCAGCTGGAACTTTTCGGTTTTCAATGTTTACAATCGATACAACCCGTATTTTATTTATTTTGCCAATGAAGGAGATATTGCCAATGGCACCTTAAAAATTCAAGCAAAACAAGTTTCGCTGTTTCCTGTTTTACCATCTGTAACCTGGAATTTTAAATTTTAA
- a CDS encoding DUF4249 domain-containing protein: MELHLQHIQSTTKAILSFCFVILFFVFSSCEKDISVKLPDVEEKLMVEGFIENDMPATVFLTKNTPYFATFTNVGVEDYAVSNAIITINDGIVTDTLFEFLPFAPGFYVSHILGEIGKTYQLSVSSGGKNVTATTTIQQPVPIINIRFQKNSTTNKGTVWTKILDPTTKQYYRMLHKETEFALYDSPPTSVYKDDSFNGQEFEFGDFFEDLGDSSYIKICVIDKAAHDFINNFEIDARNRGNPFANPITIKGNINGGLGIWCGYGASYASIKNE; this comes from the coding sequence ATGGAATTGCATTTACAACATATCCAATCAACTACAAAAGCAATTCTTTCATTCTGTTTTGTTATTCTTTTTTTTGTATTCAGCTCCTGCGAAAAAGATATTTCCGTTAAACTGCCCGATGTAGAAGAAAAATTAATGGTAGAAGGATTCATTGAAAATGATATGCCGGCAACTGTTTTCCTTACTAAAAACACTCCCTATTTTGCAACATTTACAAATGTAGGTGTAGAAGACTATGCAGTTAGCAATGCCATCATTACCATAAATGATGGTATTGTAACCGATACATTATTTGAATTTCTGCCATTTGCACCTGGATTTTATGTATCACACATTCTTGGAGAAATTGGGAAAACATACCAATTATCAGTTTCTTCTGGAGGGAAAAATGTTACTGCAACAACTACCATACAACAACCAGTTCCGATAATAAATATTCGCTTTCAAAAAAATTCAACTACAAATAAAGGAACTGTTTGGACAAAAATACTTGACCCAACTACCAAGCAATACTACCGTATGTTACACAAGGAAACCGAATTCGCATTATACGATTCGCCTCCAACTTCTGTTTACAAAGACGATTCCTTTAACGGACAAGAATTTGAATTTGGAGATTTTTTTGAAGACCTAGGCGACTCAAGCTATATCAAGATTTGCGTAATTGATAAAGCAGCGCATGATTTTATAAATAATTTTGAAATTGATGCGCGCAACAGAGGGAACCCTTTTGCCAATCCTATTACGATAAAAGGAAACATAAATGGAGGTTTAGGCATTTGGTGCGGATATGGAGCCAGTTACGCCTCTATTAAAAATGAATAA
- a CDS encoding DUF4249 domain-containing protein, translated as MNTKTNSFYFFISIFCILLITLFLFTACEKDITVDIPTNETKVVIEGQIEAGKNPYVILSRTSGYFSAVDSVAIANTMILNGVVLVKNNAQIDTLKPTLDFNFFPPIIYTTNSLVGQIGQTYTLTVIADGKTFNASTIIPQPVELDSLWFELDPPNDDLGFIYAYLSDPPGKGNTYRWFAKRLGKDRKFIAPYGSVFNDDFFDGKTFKFGYNRGSEFNSQAEDDKNDERGYFKVGDSVVVKYCSIDKDTYQFYRTFETDVANNGNPFAQPMPVKTNIDNNGLGVWGGLSATYDTLVAQ; from the coding sequence ATGAATACTAAAACAAATAGTTTTTACTTTTTTATTTCTATTTTTTGCATTCTTTTAATTACCCTATTTTTATTTACTGCTTGCGAAAAGGACATTACGGTGGATATTCCTACCAATGAAACTAAAGTGGTTATTGAAGGTCAAATTGAAGCTGGAAAGAATCCATACGTAATCTTGTCTAGAACATCGGGGTACTTTTCTGCTGTTGACTCTGTAGCCATTGCAAATACAATGATTCTAAACGGAGTGGTACTTGTTAAGAACAATGCACAAATTGATACCCTAAAACCAACACTCGATTTTAATTTTTTTCCTCCAATTATATATACTACAAATAGCCTTGTTGGACAAATTGGACAAACATATACACTTACTGTTATTGCAGATGGAAAAACATTTAATGCATCTACCATAATTCCTCAGCCTGTAGAGTTAGATAGCCTCTGGTTTGAGTTAGATCCACCAAACGATGACCTTGGGTTTATTTATGCATACCTAAGCGACCCTCCCGGCAAAGGAAACACTTACCGGTGGTTCGCAAAACGGCTGGGCAAAGACAGAAAGTTTATTGCTCCTTACGGCTCTGTATTTAACGATGACTTTTTTGATGGAAAGACCTTTAAGTTCGGCTACAACAGAGGTTCGGAATTTAACTCGCAAGCCGAAGACGATAAGAATGACGAAAGAGGCTATTTTAAGGTAGGAGATTCTGTTGTAGTAAAATATTGCAGTATAGATAAAGATACTTATCAATTTTACAGAACATTTGAAACCGATGTAGCAAATAATGGCAATCCTTTTGCACAACCAATGCCAGTTAAAACAAATATTGATAATAATGGTTTAGGAGTATGGGGCGGACTAAGTGCTACTTACGATACACTTGTAGCCCAATAA